The Petrocella atlantisensis genome has a window encoding:
- the ptsP gene encoding phosphoenolpyruvate--protein phosphotransferase produces MEYLGKAVVEGIGMGKVQLLLSAFDHELETYEKEDQKAEKEKLQIAIEGGLEQIDKILDQARISTNKDQIAIMEAHVLMMHDPMLQDTIDRYIEDGLSAPEATLRASDEVAAILGSLDDPYIRERAADVKDVGKRIVRLLLGIPDAKLDGQNIILCGEDIEPSIIANLSSDQVVGIVMGSGSATSHSVIIAKSKGIVTIVGIGEAVSKLKNDEIAIVDGYEGKLFMHPDEETVKKYEEALKIEEEKRIYYLSLKDLPAVTVTGQEITLATNIGNPKDIDDALKYGGKGVGLFRTEFVFMGKKKMPTEEEQFEAYRYVVERSEGHLCVIRTMDIGGDKPLSYLDIGKEENPFLGWRAIRICLERTDIFLTQIKAILRASAYGKLAIMLPMIIGYEEVTAAKSLIKEAKSLLESQGQAYDKNIEVGIMIETPAAVIMSDELAQEMDFFSIGTNDLVQYTLAVDRGNQRISHLYDHFNPAVLRSIKTVIDGAHKYGKWVGVCGEMAGDPLATKLLVEMGIDELSMSGPSIPKIKEIIRKMDVEEKIVEEVLKQKEVKKIRQLLAGTVLANNIK; encoded by the coding sequence ATGGAATATCTAGGCAAAGCTGTTGTTGAAGGCATCGGCATGGGAAAGGTACAACTTCTGCTATCTGCCTTTGATCATGAACTTGAGACATATGAGAAAGAAGATCAAAAAGCAGAGAAAGAAAAACTTCAAATAGCCATCGAAGGTGGACTTGAACAAATAGACAAAATACTGGATCAGGCAAGAATTAGTACCAATAAGGACCAGATTGCCATTATGGAAGCACATGTGCTCATGATGCATGATCCGATGTTGCAAGATACAATTGATCGGTATATTGAGGATGGTCTATCAGCGCCTGAGGCTACTTTAAGAGCATCAGATGAAGTGGCAGCCATTTTGGGAAGCTTAGATGATCCATATATTAGAGAACGTGCAGCAGATGTTAAAGATGTGGGAAAAAGAATCGTACGGTTGCTGCTTGGGATTCCTGATGCCAAATTGGATGGACAAAACATTATATTATGTGGCGAAGACATTGAACCATCGATAATTGCCAACCTATCCTCTGACCAAGTCGTTGGCATTGTGATGGGTAGTGGCAGTGCGACTTCTCATTCGGTCATTATCGCCAAGTCAAAAGGTATTGTTACTATCGTAGGTATTGGCGAAGCGGTCAGCAAACTGAAGAATGATGAAATAGCCATTGTTGATGGTTATGAAGGCAAACTGTTCATGCATCCGGATGAAGAAACAGTTAAGAAGTATGAGGAAGCTTTGAAGATAGAAGAAGAGAAACGCATATACTATCTGAGTCTGAAAGACCTTCCGGCAGTCACTGTGACCGGGCAGGAAATTACTTTGGCGACCAATATCGGAAACCCCAAGGACATTGATGATGCTCTAAAATATGGCGGAAAAGGTGTTGGACTTTTTAGAACTGAATTTGTTTTCATGGGTAAAAAGAAAATGCCAACAGAGGAAGAACAGTTTGAAGCCTATCGCTATGTTGTTGAAAGATCAGAGGGTCATCTATGCGTCATTAGAACAATGGATATAGGCGGCGATAAACCTTTAAGTTACTTGGATATAGGCAAAGAAGAAAACCCCTTCTTAGGCTGGCGCGCCATTCGTATATGCTTAGAGAGAACAGATATATTCTTAACACAGATTAAAGCGATTCTTAGGGCTTCAGCTTATGGAAAACTAGCCATTATGTTACCTATGATTATTGGGTATGAAGAAGTAACAGCCGCAAAATCATTAATTAAAGAGGCCAAGAGCCTGTTGGAGAGTCAAGGTCAAGCCTATGACAAAAACATTGAAGTCGGCATCATGATAGAGACCCCAGCTGCGGTAATCATGTCCGATGAACTGGCACAGGAGATGGATTTCTTTAGCATTGGTACCAATGATTTGGTTCAATATACCCTTGCGGTAGATAGAGGTAATCAAAGAATCAGTCACTTATATGATCATTTTAATCCGGCTGTACTAAGATCCATCAAAACAGTTATAGATGGGGCACATAAGTATGGAAAATGGGTCGGTGTCTGTGGCGAAATGGCTGGTGATCCGTTAGCGACGAAGCTACTGGTTGAGATGGGTATTGATGAACTAAGCATGAGTGGGCCATCCATACCCAAAATCAAAGAGATTATTCGGAAAATGGATGTCGAGGAAAAAATTGTAGAAGAAGTTTTAAAGCAAAAAGAAGTAAAAAAAATCAGGCAACTATTAGCTGGCACAGTTCTTGCTAATAATATAAAGTGA
- a CDS encoding Lrp/AsnC family transcriptional regulator → MDIIDKRILHILHKNARITASEISNQINLSVSAVGDRLKKLEASGMIENYTTILNSTMLGKSLTAIIMVALERPKYAEVFEAFVNNEKDILDCYYLAGDYDYALKIVTKDTASLETLIGKIKNVEGLLKTKTTIVLSTIKDVHSVLPEL, encoded by the coding sequence ATGGATATAATTGATAAGCGAATATTACATATTTTACATAAGAATGCAAGGATAACAGCATCAGAAATAAGCAATCAGATTAATCTATCTGTATCAGCGGTAGGTGATCGCCTTAAGAAACTAGAAGCATCCGGTATGATTGAGAATTATACCACCATATTAAATTCAACGATGCTAGGAAAGTCACTTACGGCAATTATTATGGTCGCTCTTGAGCGTCCCAAATACGCAGAAGTATTTGAGGCATTTGTTAACAATGAAAAAGACATCTTAGACTGTTATTATCTAGCAGGAGACTATGACTATGCACTTAAAATAGTAACAAAAGATACGGCATCTTTAGAGACTTTGATTGGTAAAATCAAAAACGTAGAAGGATTGTTAAAAACAAAAACGACCATTGTCTTGTCAACAATCAAAGACGTACATTCAGTTTTGCCGGAATTATAG
- a CDS encoding HPr family phosphocarrier protein, with product MKEVVYMIVNRLGIHARPAAEIAKIASKYDCDVNLLGNNKQANAKSLLMIMALGIKNGQEVTIAVNGPDEDKAIEALDVLISNNFYED from the coding sequence GTGAAAGAAGTTGTTTATATGATCGTAAACCGTTTGGGTATTCATGCAAGACCGGCTGCGGAGATTGCTAAAATAGCATCCAAATATGATTGTGACGTCAATCTACTTGGTAATAATAAACAGGCAAATGCCAAAAGCTTACTCATGATTATGGCCCTAGGCATAAAAAACGGACAGGAAGTAACCATAGCAGTAAATGGACCGGATGAAGACAAGGCCATAGAAGCCTTGGACGTCCTGATTTCAAATAACTTTTACGAGGATTAG
- the dhaK gene encoding dihydroxyacetone kinase subunit DhaK yields the protein MKKIINNPDNVVDEMLKGIIAAHPSYVKRVEGFEVLVRANAPQPKVALVSGGGSGHEPSHGGFVGKGMLDGAVAGAVFTSPTPDQVYEAIKAVDGGKGVLLVVKNYTGDVMNFEMAAEMAAEEGITVEHVVVNDDVAVEDSTWTTGRRGIAGTVLIHKIAGAKAEAGGDLQEVKRVAEKVIANVKSMGMALTTCTVPAAGKPSFVLGDDEVEIGMGIHGEPGTHRETLRSANDTVDHLLGKVLEDLSLDKDDEVAVLVNGLGGTPIMELYVANLRVAEVLAEKGIRIAKTYVGNYMTSLDMAGFSVTVLKLDAELKDLLFAPADTPALVQN from the coding sequence ATGAAAAAAATTATCAACAATCCAGACAATGTAGTAGATGAAATGCTTAAAGGGATTATCGCAGCACATCCAAGCTACGTAAAGAGAGTAGAAGGTTTTGAAGTATTGGTAAGAGCCAATGCACCACAACCCAAAGTTGCCTTGGTTAGTGGCGGGGGCAGTGGTCATGAGCCTTCACATGGTGGCTTTGTTGGAAAAGGTATGTTAGATGGTGCGGTTGCCGGAGCAGTATTTACATCACCTACACCAGACCAAGTCTATGAAGCAATTAAAGCGGTAGACGGTGGAAAAGGTGTTTTACTGGTTGTCAAAAATTACACTGGGGATGTAATGAACTTTGAAATGGCAGCAGAGATGGCAGCAGAAGAAGGCATCACCGTTGAACATGTCGTTGTCAACGATGACGTAGCCGTAGAAGATAGTACTTGGACAACAGGTAGAAGAGGTATAGCAGGAACTGTATTGATTCATAAGATTGCAGGTGCAAAAGCTGAAGCAGGTGGCGACCTTCAAGAAGTTAAGCGTGTAGCTGAAAAAGTTATTGCTAACGTGAAATCAATGGGTATGGCACTTACTACTTGTACAGTACCGGCAGCTGGAAAACCAAGTTTCGTTCTTGGGGATGATGAAGTTGAAATCGGTATGGGTATCCATGGCGAGCCAGGCACACATAGAGAGACTTTACGTTCTGCAAACGATACAGTTGACCATTTACTTGGTAAAGTATTAGAAGACTTAAGCCTTGATAAAGACGATGAAGTAGCTGTATTGGTAAATGGCTTAGGCGGAACACCAATCATGGAACTTTATGTTGCAAACTTAAGAGTAGCAGAAGTATTGGCAGAAAAAGGCATTCGTATAGCTAAGACTTATGTTGGTAACTATATGACATCTTTAGACATGGCTGGTTTTTCAGTTACAGTGTTAAAATTGGATGCTGAGCTCAAAGATCTATTATTTGCACCAGCTGATACGCCAGCACTTGTTCAGAACTAA
- a CDS encoding polysaccharide deacetylase family protein, producing MKGITIRLLFALGFIIVFSACTMNLGLDEVQVDESEEQSQVVDDQYEEPTAEADTSNEIDNYEEEEEIIVQEPIDYKAEGINEIGDIMVVMYHGIKDNPPYHRSKEDFLRDLQFFYDNNYHLISMEDYLSQHIDVPLGKTPIVLTFDDGLSSTFALVGNKADPESAIGILEAFIEEHEDFGKAASLFIHATKQNFQGDGTPLERLEWLVNNGYEIGNHSATHADLSQLSKDAVIKEIGQVDYFLSELMPEYNMLAITYPYGKRPEASLIQHLADNQYEGVAFGYEVGFREGPSSKMVPPSHTKFDPYNAPRVRGSEGEVQDLWWFLDYYDKHADQRYISDGNPNTIVVPKEKVDLVNIDKVMDMELIVYE from the coding sequence ATGAAGGGAATAACAATAAGACTATTATTTGCATTAGGGTTTATAATAGTTTTTTCCGCATGCACGATGAACCTTGGCCTAGATGAAGTTCAAGTGGATGAATCGGAAGAACAAAGTCAAGTCGTTGACGATCAGTATGAGGAACCAACGGCAGAAGCAGACACAAGCAATGAAATAGATAACTATGAAGAAGAGGAAGAAATAATAGTACAGGAACCAATCGATTACAAGGCGGAGGGAATCAATGAGATTGGTGATATTATGGTTGTTATGTATCATGGCATCAAAGACAACCCACCTTATCATCGAAGTAAAGAGGATTTTTTACGAGACCTACAGTTTTTTTATGACAATAATTATCATCTAATCTCAATGGAAGATTATCTGAGTCAACATATAGATGTCCCTCTTGGTAAAACACCAATTGTACTGACATTTGATGATGGCTTATCCTCAACTTTTGCCCTTGTCGGAAATAAAGCAGACCCTGAATCGGCAATTGGTATCCTTGAAGCATTTATAGAAGAACATGAAGATTTTGGTAAAGCCGCTTCATTGTTTATACATGCAACCAAGCAAAATTTTCAAGGTGACGGAACACCTTTAGAACGTTTGGAATGGTTGGTGAATAATGGCTATGAGATAGGGAATCACTCGGCAACCCATGCTGATTTAAGTCAGTTGTCTAAAGATGCGGTCATAAAAGAAATCGGTCAGGTCGATTATTTTCTAAGTGAATTAATGCCGGAATACAATATGTTGGCTATAACCTACCCATATGGGAAACGTCCGGAAGCATCCTTAATTCAGCATTTAGCGGATAATCAATATGAAGGTGTTGCATTCGGATATGAAGTTGGCTTTAGAGAAGGGCCCAGCAGCAAAATGGTGCCACCGAGTCACACCAAATTTGATCCCTATAATGCTCCAAGGGTCAGAGGTTCTGAAGGTGAAGTACAGGATTTATGGTGGTTTCTTGATTATTATGACAAACATGCTGACCAGCGCTATATTTCAGATGGTAATCCGAACACGATTGTGGTACCCAAAGAAAAAGTTGACTTGGTAAATATTGATAAGGTAATGGATATGGAATTAATTGTATACGAATAG
- a CDS encoding YegS/Rv2252/BmrU family lipid kinase, with protein sequence MSYVQLIYNPNAGQKLFSAHIDTFLANFQEKGIEVRIHRTSIDDHLDKTLNKKKLKNCIALIVAGGDGTVNSVVNVMMQQNIDLPLGVIPAGTANDFAKHLGMSTDIPKSIEMLSKMQISQVDVGKVNDRYFVNVCCGGLFTNISQNIDVELKNTIGKLAYYIKGVQQLPGFKKLRFKIQHDQGEIDDFFYLFLVLNGSSAGGFSKLGQDADISDGRMDFVGIKACPLADMPGLFGKILIGDHLKDKNIVSFRSKHISIKCLEGVEGFEESDIDGEAGPHFPLDIEVMHKRLNVIK encoded by the coding sequence ATGTCATACGTACAGCTCATATATAACCCGAACGCAGGGCAAAAGCTTTTTTCTGCTCATATAGATACATTTTTAGCTAATTTTCAAGAAAAAGGTATTGAAGTAAGGATACATCGAACATCCATAGATGATCATTTGGATAAAACACTTAACAAAAAGAAGCTGAAAAACTGTATCGCCCTTATTGTAGCTGGAGGAGATGGAACGGTTAACAGTGTCGTTAATGTTATGATGCAACAAAATATAGATCTACCTCTTGGGGTAATACCGGCAGGCACAGCCAATGATTTTGCAAAACACTTGGGTATGTCCACAGATATACCTAAATCAATTGAAATGCTTTCTAAAATGCAGATTTCTCAAGTGGATGTAGGTAAAGTAAATGATCGTTATTTTGTGAATGTGTGTTGTGGTGGTCTTTTTACGAATATATCCCAAAACATCGATGTAGAGTTAAAAAACACGATTGGTAAACTTGCCTATTATATTAAAGGCGTTCAACAGTTACCGGGATTCAAAAAGCTAAGGTTCAAGATTCAACATGATCAAGGCGAGATTGATGATTTTTTCTATTTGTTTCTGGTGTTAAATGGCTCCAGCGCAGGTGGTTTCTCAAAGCTTGGACAAGATGCTGATATCAGTGACGGACGGATGGACTTTGTGGGCATTAAAGCCTGCCCACTGGCAGATATGCCAGGCCTTTTTGGGAAAATACTCATTGGGGACCATCTAAAGGACAAAAATATTGTAAGTTTCCGAAGCAAACATATATCCATTAAATGCTTAGAAGGTGTTGAAGGCTTCGAAGAATCGGATATAGACGGAGAAGCTGGACCACATTTTCCATTGGATATTGAGGTCATGCATAAACGTTTGAATGTAATTAAGTAA
- the dhaL gene encoding dihydroxyacetone kinase subunit DhaL has protein sequence MAATVSSFISAINDSITSNKVFLTDLDGVIGDADHGINMTRGFNAVVLKVSEEDSDVGATLKKVGMTLISTVGGASGPLYGTAFMKAGGEAAGMTTLDGETISKMWLAALEGIKARGKATLGEKTMIDAIEPAMEAFNKAMGEGATIEEGLDKAIEAAEVGIEYTKTIRATKGRASYLGDRSIGHQDPGATSFTIILKTIAEHYKKEVLGV, from the coding sequence ATGGCAGCAACAGTAAGCAGTTTTATAAGTGCAATTAATGATTCGATAACAAGTAATAAGGTATTTTTGACGGATTTAGATGGGGTAATTGGCGATGCTGATCATGGTATTAACATGACACGTGGATTTAATGCTGTTGTGTTAAAAGTGAGTGAAGAAGATAGCGATGTGGGTGCGACACTGAAAAAAGTAGGTATGACACTCATTTCTACAGTTGGAGGTGCATCAGGTCCGCTGTATGGTACAGCTTTTATGAAGGCTGGTGGTGAGGCAGCAGGTATGACAACTCTAGACGGTGAGACAATCAGCAAGATGTGGTTGGCGGCACTTGAAGGCATAAAGGCAAGAGGCAAAGCAACCCTTGGAGAAAAGACGATGATTGATGCGATAGAACCGGCGATGGAGGCATTTAACAAAGCTATGGGCGAAGGGGCAACGATTGAAGAGGGTCTTGATAAGGCGATTGAAGCAGCTGAGGTCGGCATAGAGTATACAAAAACCATTCGTGCTACAAAAGGCAGAGCAAGTTATCTAGGTGATCGTAGTATTGGTCATCAAGATCCCGGGGCGACATCTTTTACCATTATTTTGAAAACAATAGCCGAGCACTATAAGAAAGAAGTATTGGGGGTATAA
- a CDS encoding sigma 54-interacting transcriptional regulator, translating to MNPNSILRKVMIKHKKGLHARVAAMIVQKAVELQKEHEVIFKVQKGTFKEVPLTSILLLISMRIKAGEEIEILTIGNDVIETKEASEKMGIYLESDFDYDQTSMNSIDNLLQDNILTAENIFNNIGNGLLVIDENNIVTLFNTEAERLFGITSDQIIGKNIKEVMPESELPEVARTKKPKIGYTQNRGKYTIVTNTTPLIVENETRGAVSILEDISKLVKISWQLKEIKELKEKYQLILESVQDGICVFDHKGKITYVNVAYCQIVGKNLKELMGKNIHDLSPEGDRVKVLKTGQPILGGISEKENGVTIVANINPLIVDGQIRGGISTIKDITQLQDLMEKLNQISAKADYLQEELIRTKRLGPAFDRIIGVSGKIYDSMAIAAKASLSNYTVLIRGESGTGKELIAEAIHYSSARDKEPFIRVNCGAIPPTLLESELFGHEKGAFTSAVKTKLGRFELAHKGTIFLDEIGELDKSMQVKLLRVVQNKEFQRVGGEKTIKVDVRIVAATNQNLEELLKTGDFREDLYYRLNVIPIWLPPLRERKEDIPVLVEYFAEKICKDLERDSIILEKEAMHALIQYDWPGNVRELENIMERTIILLDGDVIRLGHIPSYVVGNHQENMNKSVESLITEMDHELTYEEYEKIIIKKALKKHGSYNKAGKALGLTHNTVAAKARKFNIRFEDLID from the coding sequence ATGAATCCAAATAGCATATTAAGAAAAGTCATGATAAAGCATAAAAAAGGTTTACATGCAAGGGTGGCTGCGATGATTGTTCAAAAAGCCGTAGAGCTACAAAAAGAACATGAAGTAATATTCAAGGTGCAAAAAGGTACTTTTAAAGAAGTACCTTTAACAAGTATTTTACTCTTAATATCCATGAGAATTAAGGCAGGAGAAGAAATCGAGATTTTAACAATTGGTAATGATGTTATAGAGACAAAAGAAGCATCTGAAAAAATGGGGATTTATTTAGAAAGCGATTTTGATTATGATCAGACTTCCATGAATAGTATTGACAATCTATTACAGGATAACATACTGACAGCAGAAAATATTTTCAACAACATTGGAAACGGCTTATTGGTTATAGATGAGAACAATATTGTAACACTTTTCAATACTGAAGCAGAGCGCCTTTTTGGTATAACTTCTGATCAGATTATAGGTAAGAACATTAAGGAAGTTATGCCGGAATCAGAATTGCCTGAAGTAGCAAGAACTAAAAAACCAAAAATCGGATACACACAAAACAGAGGGAAATATACCATCGTAACCAATACAACCCCTTTAATAGTAGAAAACGAGACCAGGGGTGCCGTCAGTATTCTAGAAGACATTTCAAAGCTGGTTAAGATCTCGTGGCAACTCAAAGAAATCAAAGAGTTGAAAGAGAAATACCAACTGATATTAGAATCCGTACAAGATGGTATCTGTGTTTTTGATCACAAAGGTAAAATTACATACGTGAATGTAGCCTATTGTCAAATCGTTGGAAAGAATCTTAAGGAACTCATGGGTAAGAACATACATGACTTATCACCGGAGGGTGATAGGGTTAAGGTACTAAAAACAGGTCAGCCGATACTCGGTGGGATTAGTGAAAAGGAAAACGGTGTTACTATTGTGGCAAATATCAACCCACTTATTGTTGATGGACAGATTCGTGGTGGCATATCCACCATAAAAGATATTACACAGCTACAAGATTTGATGGAAAAACTGAACCAGATTTCAGCAAAGGCGGATTACCTTCAGGAAGAACTTATCAGAACTAAAAGACTTGGACCGGCCTTTGACCGTATTATTGGCGTTAGTGGTAAGATATATGATTCAATGGCCATAGCAGCGAAGGCCTCTCTAAGTAATTATACTGTGTTAATACGAGGTGAGAGTGGTACAGGTAAGGAATTGATTGCTGAAGCCATTCATTATTCAAGTGCCAGAGACAAGGAACCCTTTATTAGGGTAAACTGTGGTGCGATACCACCCACACTTCTTGAAAGTGAGTTGTTTGGCCATGAAAAAGGTGCTTTTACTAGTGCCGTAAAAACCAAGTTGGGACGTTTTGAACTAGCCCATAAAGGCACGATTTTTCTAGATGAGATTGGTGAACTAGATAAAAGCATGCAAGTAAAACTACTCCGAGTGGTTCAAAACAAAGAATTTCAAAGAGTGGGTGGAGAAAAAACCATTAAAGTAGATGTACGCATCGTCGCAGCCACCAATCAGAATCTAGAAGAGCTTCTCAAGACAGGTGATTTTAGAGAAGACCTATACTACAGGTTGAATGTGATACCCATATGGTTACCGCCTCTAAGAGAAAGAAAAGAAGATATACCTGTGCTTGTTGAATATTTTGCAGAAAAAATATGTAAAGATCTGGAAAGAGACAGTATCATATTGGAAAAAGAAGCGATGCATGCCTTGATTCAATATGATTGGCCGGGTAATGTACGTGAACTTGAAAATATCATGGAAAGAACCATCATACTATTAGATGGTGATGTGATAAGACTTGGTCATATTCCTTCATATGTTGTAGGTAATCACCAAGAGAATATGAATAAATCCGTTGAATCGTTGATAACGGAAATGGATCATGAGCTTACTTATGAAGAATATGAAAAAATAATTATTAAAAAAGCCCTAAAAAAACATGGTAGTTATAATAAGGCAGGTAAGGCACTTGGACTGACACATAATACAGTAGCAGCAAAAGCAAGAAAATTTAATATTCGCTTTGAGGATCTAATAGATTAA
- the rpoN gene encoding RNA polymerase factor sigma-54, producing MNMNMNMDMTQKIIMTPQLEYSLKILKLSYEELIDFLQEEMLSNPILEYNEPKEVKLKMNNEESEGDRLSYNHDQKGDDEGYTNGIPDMNSYKTDLVSHLKLQLHILDLPEKMIEIGEFLIESLDEKGYLKIDIKDVAKILCVDEDLVNQVCQKIQKFDPPGICARDLKECLKIQLEDQKDIKKELIELIDHHLEAIGHNELPRISKAMGITISEVQALIKEIRKLNPKPGRGFQRDLTHYIRPDIIISKQDENYNIDICKDKIPKIKVNPYYMDLLRDGGKELGEAYPYIQNKINSANWLIHCIDQRMETLEKVTKIIFYHQTAFFKKGRAYLKPMNQREVADALNLHESTISRTVNGKYLLCQWGIFELKYFFSSKGIKQEIGEDASSAMAKFAIQRIVESEDKNSPYSDSKICTLLQNEEICISRRTVAKYREQLNIPSGKIRKQYE from the coding sequence ATGAATATGAATATGAATATGGATATGACACAAAAAATCATAATGACCCCTCAACTAGAGTATTCTTTGAAGATCCTAAAACTTAGCTATGAGGAGTTGATTGATTTTTTACAAGAAGAGATGTTATCAAACCCAATTCTAGAATATAATGAACCAAAGGAAGTTAAGCTAAAGATGAATAATGAAGAAAGTGAAGGCGATCGTCTAAGCTATAACCACGATCAAAAGGGAGATGATGAAGGCTATACCAATGGTATACCGGATATGAACTCTTATAAAACGGACCTAGTGAGTCACCTGAAATTGCAACTACATATACTGGACTTACCCGAAAAGATGATAGAAATCGGGGAATTTCTAATTGAAAGTTTAGATGAAAAGGGCTATCTAAAGATTGATATTAAAGATGTGGCAAAGATACTTTGTGTAGATGAAGATCTTGTAAATCAGGTTTGCCAAAAGATTCAAAAATTCGATCCACCTGGAATATGTGCAAGAGACTTAAAGGAATGTTTGAAAATACAACTGGAAGATCAAAAGGATATTAAGAAAGAATTGATAGAGCTTATCGACCATCATCTTGAGGCGATTGGCCATAATGAACTACCACGGATTTCAAAAGCGATGGGTATTACTATAAGTGAAGTACAGGCACTAATTAAAGAGATAAGGAAACTCAATCCTAAGCCGGGAAGGGGTTTTCAAAGAGACTTGACCCACTATATTCGTCCGGATATTATTATATCCAAACAAGATGAAAACTATAATATTGACATATGTAAAGACAAAATACCTAAAATCAAGGTTAATCCCTATTATATGGATTTACTTAGAGATGGTGGTAAAGAATTAGGCGAGGCTTATCCCTATATTCAAAATAAGATTAATAGTGCGAATTGGTTGATACATTGTATTGATCAAAGAATGGAAACTTTAGAAAAAGTGACGAAAATCATATTCTACCATCAAACGGCTTTTTTTAAAAAAGGTAGAGCCTATCTCAAACCCATGAACCAAAGAGAAGTGGCTGACGCTTTGAACCTTCATGAATCAACCATCAGCCGCACGGTGAATGGTAAATACTTATTGTGCCAGTGGGGTATTTTTGAACTAAAATATTTTTTTTCTAGCAAGGGCATTAAACAAGAAATAGGTGAAGATGCATCATCGGCTATGGCAAAATTTGCCATACAAAGAATTGTTGAAAGTGAAGATAAGAATAGCCCTTATAGTGACTCGAAAATATGTACCCTTTTACAAAATGAAGAAATATGTATATCCAGAAGGACAGTCGCAAAATACAGAGAACAGTTGAATATTCCTTCTGGTAAAATAAGAAAGCAGTATGAATAG
- the deoD gene encoding purine-nucleoside phosphorylase — protein sequence MSMNIPTPHIEVKDKGVIADTVLMPGDPLRAKFIAEKFLENVEQFNSVRGMLGYTGTYKGRKISVMGSGMGMPSIGIYSYELYAFYDVKRIIRIGSCGAYTEDLDVYDVLLVDEAWSESSYAKTQSGYTSDTTYATPKLNDKLANIAKVLDIPVKRGKIHSSDVFYRQDFNVYKNIRDQYGCMAVEMESFALFANASILGKEASCILTVSDSLVKGDVTTSEERQNSFVKMMEIALEMAE from the coding sequence ATGAGTATGAATATACCAACACCACATATTGAGGTGAAAGACAAAGGGGTTATCGCAGATACCGTTTTGATGCCGGGTGATCCATTAAGAGCAAAATTTATTGCAGAGAAATTCTTGGAAAATGTCGAACAATTTAACAGTGTAAGAGGTATGTTAGGTTACACAGGAACCTATAAAGGCAGAAAAATTTCTGTTATGGGTTCAGGAATGGGCATGCCGAGTATTGGCATCTATTCTTATGAACTATATGCTTTTTATGATGTAAAACGTATTATAAGAATTGGTTCCTGCGGTGCTTACACAGAAGATTTAGATGTTTATGATGTTCTATTGGTCGACGAAGCATGGTCAGAGTCCAGTTATGCCAAGACACAAAGTGGTTATACGTCAGACACAACCTATGCCACGCCCAAGCTTAATGATAAGCTTGCGAATATAGCAAAAGTACTGGATATTCCTGTGAAAAGAGGCAAGATTCATTCCTCAGATGTTTTTTATCGACAAGATTTTAATGTGTATAAGAATATACGCGATCAATATGGTTGTATGGCTGTTGAAATGGAATCCTTCGCTTTGTTTGCCAATGCAAGTATACTCGGTAAAGAGGCATCCTGTATTTTAACGGTCAGTGATTCCTTAGTAAAAGGAGACGTCACCACATCAGAAGAACGACAAAATTCCTTTGTAAAAATGATGGAAATAGCATTAGAGATGGCAGAATAA
- the dhaM gene encoding dihydroxyacetone kinase phosphoryl donor subunit DhaM — MVGIVVVSHSKKVAEGIVELSMQMAGPNQKIVAAGGMEDGEIGTDALRIATAIKEAETGKGVVVLVDLGSAVISSNLAIELLEEEGLSIDVRIADGPVLEGAVSASVQAYIGGSIDEVVSAAELARDVLKLQ; from the coding sequence ATGGTAGGCATTGTAGTTGTATCCCATAGTAAAAAAGTAGCAGAAGGCATTGTAGAGTTATCGATGCAAATGGCCGGACCCAACCAAAAAATAGTAGCAGCTGGCGGTATGGAAGACGGTGAAATTGGAACAGATGCCCTTAGAATAGCAACAGCAATTAAAGAAGCTGAAACAGGAAAAGGCGTTGTTGTTTTGGTGGATCTTGGTAGTGCAGTTATCAGTTCCAATCTTGCCATTGAGCTTCTTGAAGAAGAAGGCTTAAGCATAGATGTTCGCATAGCGGACGGACCGGTACTTGAAGGAGCAGTTAGTGCATCAGTGCAAGCTTATATTGGAGGTTCGATTGACGAAGTCGTATCAGCAGCAGAACTTGCAAGAGATGTGCTCAAACTACAATAG